The following proteins come from a genomic window of Misgurnus anguillicaudatus chromosome 10, ASM2758022v2, whole genome shotgun sequence:
- the LOC129450999 gene encoding uncharacterized protein has protein sequence MLVRHEHFYLFPFFSVVSVVGSEDTTPFESSFEEVPTVSQSNCSQHLFDSEMQKLQDILTSADVQGTNKCPTTSTSWGLRQSVAQEEWRKARSQNINSLLSCNVVPEINCSHCTSPAVIRCRDCMPEEWLCMDCDIHVHKKLTLHNRESCIEGIYKPIEPTVCCVKEDGKYTLVNQVCLLPTVRPVQLCTCDPSNLTESAGKAIILVCINGRYDLHLPNLLCRLCLAHWTPDMSDLIKSGYWPASVNADTLFSVDVFNSFEEMKTVAPGLSRQGFLRMLERRTCLFGRSGKIHGDVFQRSFMEYTFCQYQSERMASVEHFTCPACTPNMLALCADGNRKVYRFRQSKGSEEPYFDGTFIAKDTDVHHFVDEIGSKIKSSAGKGICGASQWSAARETARRASKLDEEGLEVVVCRHGVLLKALNMYRGEIFAYPLYLQKELQAATNGQFYCTDIACKYWPYLEKLAVSMMELRPLLQMRPFLSVMHAKAHSTKCEIIWSGKNQEGAGTTAGEEVEMVNSYLSRCALTTKYMTKSARNDMLTVHAIGWNRRKWESLHLALSSRYIKTFKKAEAESQKLEDLTSQLGCPENIVHQWVHDVRQWATDDSVGTRCDDQQSLQKSIEQMFLGVQQKKASLYNQTESSNILTKKKIFDVYMSKVRLQEEKIIVIREMRQHCTYLRKLAGNIKTMISEMSSGKSSGSLSEEGHRGLLCLLKKRHADVEQKFQVICSCYSQALGPNAASLLEDGPEEIPEDHEEVEYESSDDSDFEAV, from the exons ATGCTTGTAAGacatgaacatttttatttgtttcccTTCTTTTCAGTTGTTTCCGTGGTTGGCAGTGAGGATACTACTCCTTTTGAGTCATCTTTTGAGGAGGTTCCCACAGTTTCCCAATCAAACTGCTCTCAACACTTATTTG ACAGTGAGATGCAAAAACTGCAGGACATTCTGACCTCAGCAGATGTTCAAGGCACCAATAAGTGTCCTACAACATCCACATCATGGGGGTTACGCCAATCTGTAGCCCAAGAAGAGTGGCGGAAAGCAAGGTCACAGAACATCAACAGCTTGCTGTCCTGCAATGTGGTTCCGGAAATAAACTGCAGCCACTGCACATCTCCTGCCGTCATTCGCTGCAGAGACTGCATGCCAGAGGAGTGGCTATGTATGGACTGTGACATACATGTTCACAAAAAACTCACCCTCCACAACAGGGAGTCCTGCATTGAGGGAATTTACAAGCCCATTGAGCCAACAGTGTGCTGTGTAAAAGAAGATGGCAAATATACACTGGTCAATCAAG TATGTTTATTGCCTACAGTGAGACCTGTCCAATTATGCACTTGCGACCCATCGAACCTCACAGAATCAGCTGGCAAAGCAATCATTTTGGTTTGCATAAATG gTCGGTATGATTTGCACTTGCCAAACTTGCTGTGCAGATTATGTTTGGCACATTGGACACCTGACATGAGTGACCTTATAAAAAGTGGTTATTGGCCAGCATCTGTAAATGCTGACACGCTGTTTTCAGTAGATGTCTTCAATTCATTTGAAGAAATGAAAACTGTAGCGCCAGGTCTATCGAGACAAGGCTTTCTGCGGATGTTGGAGAGGAGGACCTGTCTCTTTGGAAGG TCTGGGAAAATACATGGAGACGTATTCCAAAGAAGCTTCATGGAATACACATTCTGCCAGTACCAGTCCGAAAGAATGGCCAGTGTAGAGCACTTCACCTGCCCAGCATGTACACCCAACATGCTCGCTCTTTGTGCAGATGGCAACAGAAAAGTGTACCGATTTCGGCAGTCAAAAGG GTCAGAGGAACCCTATTTTGATGGCACCTTCATTGCTAAGGACACTGATGTACACCATTTTGTTGATGAGATCGGGAGTAAAATCAAAAGT TCTGCCGGCAAAGGGATCTGCGGAGCCAGTCAGTGGTCTGCTGCACGTGAAACAGCCAGAAGAGCAAGCAAACTGGATGAAGAGGGCCTTGAGGTGGTTGTTTGCAGACACGGAGTGCTACTCAAGGCTCTTAATATGTACAGGGGGGAAATATTTGCGTATCCGCTGTACCTGCAGAAGGAGCTTCAAGCAGCCACAAATGGGCAGTTCTATTGTACAGATATTGCTTGCAAATATTGGCCTTACCTTGAGAAGTTGGCAGTGTCCATGATGGAACTCAGACCTTTACTTCAGATGAGACCATTCCTTTCTGTTATGCATGCCAAGGCTCATTCAACCAAGTGTGAG ATAATCTGGAGTGGCAAAAATCAGGAAGGTGCTGGCACAACTGCTGGGGAGGAGGTCGAAATGGTAAACAGCTACCTGTCTCGTTGTGCCCTCACAACGAAGTACATGACAAAATCTG CCAGGAATGACATGTTAACTGTCCATGCTATTGGGTGGAACCGACGGAAGTGGGAAAGCCTTCATCTTGCACTATCCAGCAGATACATCAAG ACTTTCAAAAAGGCTGAGGCCGAGTCTCAGAAACTGGAGGATTTGACCAGTCAACTGGGGTGTCCTGAGAACATCGTGCATCAGTGGGTACATGATGTCAGACAATGGGCTACTGACG ATTCTGTAGGTACCAGATGTGATGACCAACAAAGCCTTCAGAAATCAATTGAACAGATGTTTCTTGGGGTTCAGCAAAAAAAAGCCAGCCTTTATAACCAGACTG AATCCAGCAACATCCTCACCAAAAAGAAGATTTTTGATGTGTATATGTCAAAAGTGCGGCTTCAGGAAGAAAAGATCATTGTGATAAGGGAGATGAGACAGCACTGCACCTATCTCAGAAAGCTGGCTGGAAACATTAAGACAATGATTTCAGAAATGTCTTCTGGCAAAAGCAGTG GCAGTTTAAGTGAAGAGGGTCATCGGGGGCTACTATGTCTTCTTAAGAAAAGGCATGCAGATGTGGAGCAGAAGTTTCAAGTCATATGCTCATGTTACAGCCAGGCTTTAGGACCAAATGCTGCTTCTCTGCTGGAAGATGGGCCCGAGGAGATACCAGAGGACCATGAAGAAGTCGAATATGAGAGTTCAGATGACAGTGATTTTGAAGCAGTGTAA